The following is a genomic window from Myxococcota bacterium.
CCGAAGTAGCGGCCAGTGACTCCCTCGAGCTCGGGCGCGCTGCAGGCCCAGATCGAGGTCTCCGCGCCCTGCTCGGGCGAGCGAAAGAGCGGGCGCGCCAGCTTGGTCAGGAACTTGAGCACCGGGGCGTGGTTGTTCTGGCCGAGGCCCGTGCGCACCATCCCCGGATGGAGCGCGTTCACGGTGACTCCCGAGCCCGCCAGGCGCCGCGCCAGCTCGCGCGTGAACAAGAGGTTCGCGAGCTTCGAGCGGCCGTAGACGCCCCACGCCGAGTAGCGCTTCGACGCGCCCAGGTCGTCGAAGTCGAGCGGGCCGCCCATCTTGTGCGCGTCGGAGGCCACGTTCACGATGCGCGCGGGCGCGCTCTCGCGGATGCGCTCCAAGAGCAGGAGCGTGAGCAGGAAGTAGGCGAGGTGATTCACCGCGAAGGTGGTCTCGATCCCGTCGCGCGTCTCGCTGCGCGCGAGCTCCATCACGCCCGCGTTGTTCAGCAGGATGTGCAGCGGCTCGCCGTGAGACAGGAACTCGGCCGCGGCGCGGCGCACCTCGGCCTGTGAGCCGAGGTCCGCCAGCAGCACGTTCACCTCCGCGCGCGGCGACTCATTCTCGATCTCCGCACGCGTGTCCTCGGCGCGGCCCGCGTCGCGCGCCACCAGCCACAGGCGCGCGCCCATGCGCGCGAGCGCGCGCGCCGACGCGCGGCCGATGCCGTTGGTCGCGCCGGTCACGAGCGCCGTCTTGCCGCGCAGGTCGGTCACGGCACGAGCACCACCTTCCCGATGTTCTTGCGGTCTTGGATGTAGTGGTGCGCCTCGGCGGCACGGTCGAGCGGGAAGCTCGCGCTGATCAGCGGCGCGATCTCGCGCCGGTTCCAGCAGCCCAGGAGCGCGTCGAGCCAGCCGTTCACCCGGTCGATCTCCTCCCACAGGTGGGCCAGGTTCACGCCGAACACGCCCTTGTTCTCGCTGATGAGGCGGGCGGGGCCGAAGGCCAGCCAGGGCATGCGCGCCGCGGTCCACGCCACCTTGAACAGGTTCCGGCGCTTGCCGGTGGCGGCCGCCGAGAGCCCGAACATGGCCATGCGGCCGGTCGGCGAGAGCGAGCGGTAGCTCTGGCGGAACGACTTCCCGCCGACCGCGTCGAGCGCCAGGTCGACGCCCCGGCCGCGCGTGTACTCGCGCACGCGCTGCTCGAAGTCGTCGTGGTACGGATCGATCGCGAAGTCGAGGCCGAGGCGCTTCAGCGCGTCGTGCTTGCCCGACGAGGCCGTGCCGATCGTGGTCGCGCCGATGCGCTTGGCGAGCTGCAGCGCGGCGATCCCGACGCCGCCGCCCGCGGAGTGGATCAGCACGGTCATGCCCGCGCGCAGGCCGCCCATGACCTCGAGGATCTGCCAGGCCGTCAGGTAGTTCACGGGCAGCGCGGCGCCCTGCGGGGCGCTCATGTCCGCGGGCCGCGTCGCGAGCTGGACCTCCGGCACGCACACGGTGTCGGCGTAGCCGCCAAAGCGGGTCAGGGCGAGGATGTCGCGCCCGATCCAATCGGGCTCGACCTCGGCGCCCACCGCGTCGACACGCCCCGCGATCTCGTAGCCAGGCACCACCGGGCGCTTGGGCAGATCGGGGTAGAGCCCGAGCCGGCCCATCACGTCGGCGAAGTTCACGCCGATCGCCTCGACGCGGACCCGGACCTGGCGCGGCCCCGGCATCGGGTCGGGCGCCTCGCGCAGTCGGAGCACCTCGGGCCGGCCGAAGCGCTCGATCCACACCTGTCTCACGTCCACCCCTCCGGAGCGTCCGATTCTAGAGGTCGGAGACGGAGGGCGCCGGGTTCAGTCGGCCTCGGCGTCCTCGATGTCCTCGGGCTCGACCGGGCCGAACTGGCTCGAGAGCTCCTGGTAGCGCGCCAACACCGACAACAGGTACGGCGGCCGCGGCGTCCGCCCGCGCGCGACCATGCGCTGCACGCGGTAGGGACCCAGGTTGTAGGCCGAGATCGCGAGCGCCGGGTCGGTGTACATGTCGAACATCTCGCCCAGGTAGCAGGCGCCGATCGCCACGTTGGCCGCCGGGTCGAGCAGCGTGCGCTTGCCCGTGAAGGGGATGCCGTGGCGCTTCGCGACGTCGCGCGCCACGAACGGACGCACCTGCATGAGGCCGATCGAGCCACCCCGACCGTGCGCATGCGGGTCGAAGCCACTCTCCTGCTCGATGATCGCCAGCACGAGCGACGGGTCGAGCTGATGCGCCTGCACGGCGTCTTCGATCGCGGCCGCGACGCGTGCGCGGTCGACCGGAGTCAGGTCGGGCGCTCGCACCACCAAGAGCCCGGCGATGCGCTCGGAGAGCCGCGGGCGCTGGAGCGCCGGCGCGGGCCGAGCCTGCGGCTGCGGGGAGGGGCGAGTGAGTTCCGCGGGTGCCGGGGCCAGGGCGACCTGGCTCGAGGCCGGCGCGGCCTGCTCGCGCAATACCGCCGCTGCGAACGGCGTCTGACATGCAGACGCGATCAGCCCGAAAGCGGCGACCGTGATGGCCAGCAGCGCTCGCTGCACAGGTGCTCCCTGATTTCCCCCGCCGGAATTGAAGGCTCCGGCCGCCTGCCCGGATCGAGTCCACCAAACGGGTGCCATGCGAGCTGTGATCGGAGTCACCCGGGCCGGGCCGTGTGATCGGCCTCACGCAAGCAGGGCGAGCAAGTCCTCGCGGGAGATGGCGTTGGCCCGGTCGGCGCCAGCCAGCGCCGCCTGTGCCAGCTCGCGCTTCCGCTCCTGGAGCGCCAGGATGCGCTCCTCGACGGTGTCGCGCGCCACCAGGCGATATACGGAGACAGGGCGGTCCTGACCGATCCGGTGGGCGCGATCGGCGGCCTGGTCTTCGACGGCGGGATTCCACCACGGGTCGAGCAGGAAGACGTGGTCCGCGGCGGTCAGGTTGAGGCCGACGCCACCGGCGCGCAGCGAGAGCAAGAGGACGGGCGGACCGGCCGGCGACTGGAAGGTCTCGACCACGCCCGCGCGGTCGACGGTGCTGCCGTCCAGGCGCGTGAAGCCGATCGCGCGCTCGCGCAGCTCGGGCTCGACGAGGTCGAGGAGCGACGTCCACTGCGAGAACACGAGCGCCTTGTGGCCCTCGGCCACGGCCTCCTCGAGTGACTCGCACAGGACCGCGAGCTTGGTGGAGCCGGTCGCGTGCTGCCCCGGCACCAGCGCCCGGTGGCAGGCGGCCTGGCGCAGCCGCAGCAAGAGCTCGAGCGCCTCGAGCACGTTGCCGCCGGCCGACAGCCGCTCGACCACCTCGCGCTGCGACGCGGCGCGCACGGCGTCGTAGACGGCGCGCTCGTCGGCGTCGAGCTCGCAGTGCAGCACCGCCTCGGTGCGCGGCGGGAGCTCGCGCGCGACCTCGCTCTTCAGGCGGCGCAGCACGAAGGGCGCGATGCGCGCGCGCAGGTGGGCCGCCGCGCCTGGCTCGCCGGCCGCGACCGGCCGCGCGTAGCGCTCGCGGAAGTCGCGCAGCGAGCCGAGCAGGCCCGGGTTCGAGAAGTGCAGCTGGCTCCACAGCTCGTCGAGGCGGTTCTCCACGGGCGTGCCGGTCAGGGTGACTCGGAACGCGCCGGGCAGCGCGAACGCCGCGCGCGCGACCTGGCTGTCGGGATTCTTGATCGCCTGGGCCTCGTCGAGCACGACCGTGTCCCAGTCGACCGCGGCGAGCAGCTCGGCGTCGAGCCGCAACAGCGCATAGCTCGTGAGCGTCAGGTCGGCCGCGGGATCGAGCGCCCGCTTCGCGCCGTGGTACACCGAAGTGCGCAGGGCGGGCCGGAAGCGCTGCGCCTGCTCGGCCCAGCCGAACAAGACGCTGGTGGGCGCCACGACCAGCGTGCGGCCCGAGACGGCGCACAGCGCCTGCAGCGTCTTGCCCAGGCCCATGTCGTCGGCGAGCAGACCGCCGAGTCCGGCCGCGCGCAGGAAGGCGAGCCAGCGCACGCCGTCGCGCTGATAGCCGCGCAGCTCGGCGTGCAGGTCGGCGGGCAGGGCTGGATCGGGCAGGGACTCGAAGTCGTCGACCAGCGCGCGCAGGCGGGCGAAGCCCGGCGGTGGCGGCTCGCCGAGCTCGGCGTAGAGCCGGGCCAGGTCGGGCAGGGCGGCGGCGGGCAGGGCGCCGTTCGTGCTGCGCGCAGCCAAGAGGTCGGCCACGCGCCGCCCGTGCTGCGCGAGCCAGGCCAGCGGCAAGGGCGCGAAGCCGCCGCCGCTGAGCGGCACGAGTGACTCGCCCTCGCTCCACGCGCGCAGCACGCGCGCGGGGTCGACGCGCGCGCCGCCGGGCGTGCGGAACGAGAGCTCCAGCCGGTCCGTGCCGCCGCGCAGCTCGGCCGCGAGCTCGGGCGTGACATGGAACGCCTCGTGGGCGCGACCCACGAGCTCGCCCGAGAAGCGCTCGAGACGTGTGCGGTACTCGATCGCGTCCTTCGCCGCGAGCGCGAGCTCGGCGCCCGGCGCGAGGCCGAGCTCCCGGTCGAGCCGCGCCACGAGCGCGGACTCGGCCGACTCGTTGCGCCGCGGCACGGCGTCGCCCAGCGCGACCAGGCGGCCGTCCTCCACGCGCGCCACCGGCGGGTCCCCGTACACGAGCTCCGCCGCCACGCGCAGCCGGTCGCCCTCGCGCGTGACTCGCGCGCGCAGGCGGGGCCTGGCCAGCTCCTCGCGGGGCAGGCGCGTGGTGAGGATCTCGACCGGGATGCGCGCGCGCAGCTCGGGAATCACTTCCGCGACCAGCCGGCCCGCGGCGTCGGGCGGATAGAGCCGGCCTGCACCCAGCTCGCTGCGCTCGCGCAGCGAGAGGTGCGGATCGCCGACCGGCCGCAGCGCGCCGCCGCACAGCACGACGCCGTTGGCGAAGGCCTCGCTGAGCCGCGGGTCCTGCGCGAGCTGCACCGCGAAGCCGTCGCCGCGATCCTCGACGCGCGCGATCGGCAGCACCGGGTCGAGCGACACGGCGACCGGCGCACCGTCGAGGCGCACGTCCTCGCAGCCGACCAGCGCCGCGAGCAGGCGCTGCATCGACTCGGCCGGCGGTGGCCCGCTGCGGCGCGCGTCGACGAGTCTCTCGACCGCGAGGTCCTCGGCGCTGACCAACGGCGCCGGCCCGGGTCCGCGGCCCGCCGCGTAGGCCGACAGCGAGGCCGCGAGCGGCTCCTCGCGCCCGTCGCGCACGATCACGCGCGCCAGCGCGAGCCCGCCGGACTGCCGGGTGAGTCGGTAGCCCAGCCTGCCCGGCGCCGCCGCGGGTGCCGGGGCGGCCTCGCCCGACTCACTCGCGCGCCGCAGCGCGATCAGCGCCGCGCAGGTGTGCTCGCAGGGATCGTCGGCGCCGTCGCAGTCGCACTCCCAGCTCGCGTGGCGCGGGTGCAGCCGCACCGCCGGCGCGGCGTGGCCGGCGCGCACCAGCACGCGCAGCACGATCTCGTCAGCGGAGCGCGACTCGACGCTGACCGCGCCGCGCCGCACGAGCTCGACGCCGCGCGACCACACGGCGCTCTCCGCCTCGGCGCGCACCGCCTCGAACAGCTCCTTCATTCGCGGCGAAACCTAGCAGTGACGTGCCCGGCGGTCTCGGGCATCCTCCTGTGGTGACACCCCGTGGTGACGCTCGCGTTCCGGCGCTCGTGGTTTCGGGCTTCCTCGGCTCGGGCAAGACCACGCTCGTGCGCCGCCTGCTAGAGGACGCACACGAGCGGGGCCTGCGGCTCGCGATCGTGTCGAACGAGTTCGGCGAGGTCGGCATCGACCGCGCCCTGCTCGGCGGCGGCGACGAGACTTTCGTCGAGCTGGGCGGCGGCTGTGTCTGCTGCCGGCTCTCGGACGAGCTGGTCACCACGCTCGAGCGGCTGCGCGAGAAAGTGAGTCCCGACCGCGTGCTGATCGAGACCTCGGGCGTGGCGCTGCCCTACGACGTGCAGGTGCACTTCTACCGCGAGCCTCTGGTGCGCTGGATCGGCGAGGACCTGACCGCGGTGCTGGTGAACGCCGAGCAGCTCGCCGCCGGGCGCGACCTCGACGACACCTTCGAGGACCAGGTGACTTCCGCGGACCTCCTGGTGCTGAACAAGACCGACCTGGTCGCGCCCGCGGATCTGCCCGGTCTGGAGGCGCGGCTGCGCGCGCTCGAGCCCGACGCCCCGATCGTGCGCGCGCGACACGGCGACGTGTCACCCGACCTGCTGTTTCCGCCGGGCGCGGCCGAGGTGGCGCGCCGCGCCGACCGCGTGGCCCAGGCGCGCGCGCCGCACTCGCACGAGCAGTTCAGCGCCGAGGTGCGCGAGATCGCTCCCGGGCTGGCTCCGGCCGCGCTCGTCGAGTCACTGCGCGCCGAGAAAGCCCTGCGCGCCAAGGGCTTCGTCGAGACTTCCGAAGGCCTGCGCCTGGTGCAGGGCGTAGGGCCGCGCATCGAGCTTGTGGTGCCCGACGCGCCGCCGCCGCGCGAGCTCGTGGGCCGCGTGGTGCTGATCCGGCGCGGGGCGGCGCATTGAGCGAGCCGGCGCGGCTCGACTCACTGGCGCAGCCGCGCGGCCTGCCGCCCGCCGAGGTCCTGGCGCGCTTCGTGGGCTGGTGCGAGGGCCGCGGCTTGCGCCCGTACCCGGCGCAGGAGGAGGCGTTCCTCGAGCTGCTCGAAGGCAAACACGTGGTGCTGGCCACGCCCACGGGCTCGGGCAAGTCACTCGTGGCGCAGCTCCTGCACTTCAAGGCGCTGTGCGAGGGCGCGCGCTCCTTCTACAGCTCGCCGATCAAGGCGCTGGTCTCGCAGAAGTTCTTCGCGCTGTGCGCCGATTTCGGCGCCGAGAACGTGGGCATGCTCACCGGCGACGCCAGCATCAACCCCGCGGCGCCGATCGTGTGCTGCACCGCCGAGGTGCTGGCCAACATGGCGCTGCGCCGCGGCGACGAGATGGACCTGCCTTACGCGGTGCTCGACGAGTTCCACTTCTACGCCGATCCCGCGCGCGGCTGGGCCTGGCAGGTGCCACTGCTCATGCTGTCGAAGACCACGTTCCTGCTCATGTCGGCTACGCTCGGAGACACGAAGGAGATCCGTGCCGACCTGGCGCGGCGCACCGAGCGCCCGGTCGCGCTGGTGACTTCCGACGAGCGCCCCGTGCCGCTCGACTTCTCCTACCGCGAGACACCGCTGCACGAGACCGTCTCCGATCTGCTCGAAGAGGGCAAGGCGCCGGTCTACGTGGTGAGCTTCACGCAGCGCGAGACCGCGGAGCTGGCGCAGAGCCTGACGAGCCTGTCGGTCGCGACGCGCGCCGAGCGCGACGCGATCGCGCGGGCGCTGGCCGACTTCGACTTCGACAGCCCCTACGGCAAGGAGCTGGCGCGGCTGGTGCGCGCCGGCATCGGCATCCACCACGCGGGGCTCCTGCCGAAGTACCGGCTGCTGGTCGAGCAGCTGTCGCAGAAGAGTCTGCTCAAGGTCATCTCGGGCACCGACACGCTCGGCGTGGGCGTGAACATCCCGATCCGCACGGTGCTGTTCACCAAGCTCGCGAAGTTCGACGGCACGCGCGTGGGCCCGCTGCGCGTGCGTGAGTTCCGGCAGATCGCGGGCCGCGCCGGGCGCAAGGGCTTCGACGACCGCGGCAGCGTGGTGTGCCAGGCGCCGGAGCACGTGATCGAGAACAAGCGCATGAGGAACCGCGCCGGTCAGGGCGGCAGGAAGAAACGCGAGGTCACCAAGAAGCCGCCGCCGGGCTTCGTGGGCTGGAACGAGGACACGTTCCACAAGCTGATCGAGCGCCCGCCCGAGCCGCTGCAGTCGCGCTTCCGTGTGACTCACGGCATGCTGATCCTGCTGCTGCGCCACGGCGAGGAGCTCCCCGACCCGCGCCGCAGCTGGCGGCTGGTCGCGGAGCTGATCGCGACCAGTCACGAAGACGAGCGCCGCAAGCGGCGCCTGCTGCGCGACGCCGCGAAGCTGTTCCGCGGGCTGCGCGCGGCCGACATCGTGCGCATCGAGCGCGACTCGGCGAGCGGCCTGCGGCGCGTGCGCGTGGCCGACGACTTGCAGTGGGACTTCTCGCTCCACCACGCGCTCTCGCTGTATCTGGTCGAGGCGATCTCCTACGTCGAGGCGCGCGACGAGGCGTTCGCGCTCGAGCTGCTCTCGCTGGTCGAGGCGGTGCTGGAAGACCCGCGCGCGATCCTGATGCGCCAGGTCGACCGGCTGAAGAGCGACTTGATGGCGCGCCTCAAGGCCGAGGGCGTGCCGTTCGAGGAGCGCATCCGCCGGCTCGACGAGGTCGAGCCGCCCGCGCCCAGCCGCGCCTTCATCGAGCAGACCTTCGACTACTTCTGCCGCCGCCACCCCTGGGTGCAGCGCGAGGACGTGCGCCCGAAGTCGATCGCGCGCGAGCTGGTCGAGGGTTACTGGGACTTCGACCACTACGTGCGCTTCTACGGCTTGCAGCGCGTCGAGGGCCTCTTGCTGCGCTATCTCGGCGAAGTCTACGGATCACTCGTGCAGACCGTGCCCGCCGCCGCCAAGACCGACGCCGTCCACGACGTGATCGCCTACCTGCGCGCGCTGATCGAGCGCGTCGACTCGAGCCTGGTCGCGGAGTGGGAGAGTCTCTTGCACCCCGACCCGGTTGCACAGCCCGCCGCGCCCGTGCTGCGCGCGTACGACCTGGCCGCCGACCCGCGCGAGCTGCGCGCGCGCGTGCGCGCCGAGCTGCATCGACTCACCCGCGCGCTCGCGCAGCGCGACTTCGAGGAGGCGGCGCGCTGCGTGCACCAGGACCCCGACGATCGCTGGACGCCCGAGCGCTTCGCGCGCGCGCTCGAGCCGTTCCGCACTGACTACGGCGAGATCGTGTTCACGCCCCGCGCGCGGGAGAACCAGTGGACCCGGCTCGAGCCCGACGGCGCGCGGCGCTGGCGCGCCAGCCAGGTGCTGCTGGACCGCGAGAACGACAACCTGTGGCACATCGCGGCCGTGGTCGACCTCGGCGGCGAGCGCGACCCGGTCGGCCCGCTCCTGCGAGTCACTCGGATCGGTACCTGAGCGGGCTCGGCAGTCAGCCCGCGCTCGCGCCCACCAGCCGCTTCAGGGCCTCGGCGCTCGCGAAGTACAGAGCGACCAGCCCCAGCATGGCGCCCAGCAGCGCGGGCGGCAACGGCGCGAAGCCGAGCGGGCCGGCGAGCGGCGAGTACGGCAGCGCGAGCGCGATCGCGCCCACGGCGACGCTCGACGCGACCAGCGCCCGGCTGGGCCGGCTGCGCCCCAGCGGCAACGCAGTCCGCAGCGCGAACACGACGCTCACTTCGGAGAGCACCGACTCGACGAACCAGCCGCTGCGGAACAGCGTGGCGTCGGCCTTCAGCGCCAGCAGCAGCAGCGCAAAGCAACACAGGTCGAAGACGGAGCTCTGCGCGCCGAACAGCAGCATGAAGCGGCGGATGAAGCGCACGTTCCAGCGGCGCGGCGCGGCGAGTGTCTCGTCCTCGACCCGGTCGCCCGCGATCGTGAGCTGGGCGAGGTCACCCAGGAAGTTCAGCAGCAGGATCTGCTTGGGCAGCATCGGCAGGAAGGGGATGAACAGCGATGCGGCCGCGACCGAGAGCATGTTGCCGAAGTTCGAGCTCGTGGCCATGAACACGTACTTCTGCGTGTTCGCGAACGTGCGCCGGCCTTCGAGGATCCCGTCGCGCAGCGCAGACAACTCGCGGTCGAGCAGCACGATCTCGGCCGCCTCCTTCGCGACGTCGGTCGCCGAGTCCACCGAGATCCCGACGTCGGCGACGTGGAGCGCACCCGCGTCGTTGATGCCGTCGCCGAGAAAGCCCGCGACCCGGCCGGCGCGCTTGAGCGCCAGAATCACGCGCTCCTTCTGCGCCGGCTCGACCTCCGCGATCACGTCCGCTTGCACGGCGCGCGCGGCGAGCGCGTCCGCGGTGAGCTCGCGCAGCTCCTCGCCGGTGAGCACGCGCGGCTCCTTCAGCCCGACCTGACGCGCCACGTGACTGGCGACCCAGCGATTGTCACCCGTCAGGATCTTCAGCTCCACGCCGAGCTCGCGAAGCGAGGCGACGACGGCGGCGCTGTCCTCTTTCAGCCGGTCCGCGAACACCAGGAGGCCGATGAAGACCAGGTCGCGCTCGTCGCCGCGCTCGGCGCGCGTCTGCGCGCCCAGGTCGCGCACGGCCACCGCCAGGGCGCGCGCGCCGCGTTCGGACAGCGCGCGGAAGCGCGCCTCGATCGCCTCGCGGTGCGCCGCGATCGGCTCGCGGCCGCCGTCCGGCCGCTCGAGCTCGGTCGCGACCTCGAGCACCTTCGGGATCGGCCCCTTGGTGACCAGCAGGTTCCGGCCATCGAGCCGCACGAGCACGCTCTCGCGCTTGCGCACGAAGTCCCAGGGCACCTCGTCGAGCTTTGCCGCGGGGTCGGGCGCCGGGACGCCGGTGCACAGCGCGTCGTCGAGCGGGTTGCTGAAGCTGGTCGCGAACGCCGCGTTCAGGCGCGCGAGCGCGAGCACGCGCGCGCTCTCGCCGCCGAACGGGTCGCACGCCGCTTCCAGGCGCACGATGCCCTCGGTCAACGTGCCGGTCTTGTCGGAGCACAGGACGTCCATGCTGCCCAGGTTCTCGATCGCGGAGAGCCGTTTCACGATCACGCGCCTCTGGGCCATGGCCCGGGCTCCTCGCGCGAGACACAGCGCGAGGATGGCCGGCAAGAGCTGCGGCGCCAGCCCGATCGCGAGCGCGAGCGAGAACAGGAGTGAGTCGAGCACGGGGCGCGCGAGCGCGACGTTGGCCGCGAAGATCAGCATCGTGAGCGCCAGAGTGACCTCGACGAGCAAGAGGCCGAAGCGGAACAGCCCGTGCTCGAACTCCGGCTCCGGCGCCGCGCGCGCCAGGCGCGCGGAGATGTCGCCGAGCGCGGTGCGGCGCCCCACCGCGACCACGAGCGCGCGCGCAGCGCCGCTGGCCACGTGGGTGCCGAGGAAGACCGAGTTCGCCCGGCCCGGCAGCGGCGTGTCCGGCGCGAGCGGCGCGTGGTGCTTCTCGACGGGGAATGACTCGCCGGTGAGCGCCGCCTCGACGCAGAACAAGTCGTGCGCGTCGAGCAGCCGGCAGTCCGCGGGCACGAGCGAGCCCGCGCTCAGCACCACCACGTCGCCGGGCACCAGCTCGTCCGGCGGCAGCTCGAGCTCGACGCCGTCGCGCAGCACGCGGCACTTCGCGCGGACGGTCTCGAGCAGCGCCTCGACGGCGCGCTCCGCGCCGCTCTCCTGCCAGGCGCCGACCACTACGCTCGCCGCCAGGATCCCGACGATGATCGCGGCGTCGGTCCGCTCCGCGAACACGAAGGAGAGGGTCGCCGCGAACACCAGCAAGAGCAGGATCGGGCTCCCGAGCTGGCGCAGCACCACGCGCGCGAGGCCGTGGCGCCGCGCGGCGGGCAGCGCATCGCCTGCGAGCAGCGCGCGCCGGCGCGCCGCCTCCACGCTCGACAGGCCCGCGTGACTCGTGTCGAGCCGCAGACAGGCGGCGTCGCAGTCCTCGCTCCAGAACGCCCCTGGGTCGTTCACGCGTTCTGGGGACGCCGCGCGGCTCGCCCTCGCTCGCGCGTGGCCCGGGCCCGGCTCGCGGCCCAGCTGCAGATCGGACAGCGCGAGAAGTCGTGTGACCGGGCGGGGCAATGACTGCGGCCGAAGTAGATGATCTGCAGGTGGCGCCGGATCCACTCGTTCTCGGGAAACAGCGCCTTCAGGTCGCGCTCGGTCTGGACCACGTTGCGCCCGCTCGAGAGACCCCAGCGCGCCGCGAGCCGGTGGATGTGCGTGTCGACCGGGAAGGCCGGCACGCCGAACGCGTGCGCCATGACCACGCTCGCCGTCTTGTGACCCACGCCGGGCAGCGCCTCGAGCTCTTCGAAGCTCTTGGGCACGCGCCCGCCGTGCTCGGCCACGAGCTTCTTCGAGAGCGCGTGGATGTGGGCCGACTTCGCGGGCGAGAGACCGCAGGGCTTGATGATCTCGCGGATCGCCGGCACCGGGAGACGGCTCATGGCGGCCGGGTTGTTGGCCCGGGCGAACAGCGCGGGCGTCGTGCGATTCACGCGCTCGTCGGTGCACTGCGCGGACAGCACCACCGCGATCAAGAGCGTGTACGGGTCTTCGTGGGCGAGCGGGATGTCGGGCATGGGGTAGAGCTCGTCGAGGATCTTCCCGATGCGGTCGGCCTTCTCCTGGCGGGTCATCGGATCCTTTCTGCGAGGAAGCGCACGAACGCGGGGTGGGCGTTCGCGCAGGGCACGAGCTCGAGCGCCTCGCCGCCCGCCGCCTGCCACTGCGCGCGGCCGCGCACGCCGATCTCCTCGAGCGTCTCGAGACAGTCGGCCGCGAACGAGGGGCACAGCACGGCCAGGCGCTTCACGCCCGCGCGCGCGAGCTCGGGCAGACGCACGTCGGTGTGGGGCTGGATCCAGGGCTCCCGGCCGAGCCGCGACTGGAAGGCGAACGAGTGACTCCCCGGCGCGAGCCCGAGCGCGTTCACCAGCGCGCGCGTGGTCGCGACGCACTGCGCGCGGTAGCAGCGCGCATTGGCGAAGCCGATCGCGTTGCAGCAGTCGGCGGAGCGCAGACAGTGTGTCCCGCTGCGGTCGCCGGCGCGCATGTGGCGCTCGGGCAGGCCGTGGTAGGAGAACAGCACGTGGTCGGGGCGGAAGGCCGCGAGCCGCGGGCGCGCGATCTCGGCCAGCGCGCCGATGAAGCCCGCTGCGTCGTAGAACTCGCCCAGCGCCTCGAGCGGCGGCACGTTGTTCTGCGCGCCCGCGAGCTCGAACAGCTTGGCGAGCCCCGAGCCCAGCGACGACGACGCGTACTGCGGAAACAGCGGCACGGCGACGATGCGCGCCGCGC
Proteins encoded in this region:
- the nth gene encoding endonuclease III translates to MTRQEKADRIGKILDELYPMPDIPLAHEDPYTLLIAVVLSAQCTDERVNRTTPALFARANNPAAMSRLPVPAIREIIKPCGLSPAKSAHIHALSKKLVAEHGGRVPKSFEELEALPGVGHKTASVVMAHAFGVPAFPVDTHIHRLAARWGLSSGRNVVQTERDLKALFPENEWIRRHLQIIYFGRSHCPARSHDFSRCPICSWAASRARATRERGRAARRPQNA
- a CDS encoding DUF3516 domain-containing protein, encoding MSEPARLDSLAQPRGLPPAEVLARFVGWCEGRGLRPYPAQEEAFLELLEGKHVVLATPTGSGKSLVAQLLHFKALCEGARSFYSSPIKALVSQKFFALCADFGAENVGMLTGDASINPAAPIVCCTAEVLANMALRRGDEMDLPYAVLDEFHFYADPARGWAWQVPLLMLSKTTFLLMSATLGDTKEIRADLARRTERPVALVTSDERPVPLDFSYRETPLHETVSDLLEEGKAPVYVVSFTQRETAELAQSLTSLSVATRAERDAIARALADFDFDSPYGKELARLVRAGIGIHHAGLLPKYRLLVEQLSQKSLLKVISGTDTLGVGVNIPIRTVLFTKLAKFDGTRVGPLRVREFRQIAGRAGRKGFDDRGSVVCQAPEHVIENKRMRNRAGQGGRKKREVTKKPPPGFVGWNEDTFHKLIERPPEPLQSRFRVTHGMLILLLRHGEELPDPRRSWRLVAELIATSHEDERRKRRLLRDAAKLFRGLRAADIVRIERDSASGLRRVRVADDLQWDFSLHHALSLYLVEAISYVEARDEAFALELLSLVEAVLEDPRAILMRQVDRLKSDLMARLKAEGVPFEERIRRLDEVEPPAPSRAFIEQTFDYFCRRHPWVQREDVRPKSIARELVEGYWDFDHYVRFYGLQRVEGLLLRYLGEVYGSLVQTVPAAAKTDAVHDVIAYLRALIERVDSSLVAEWESLLHPDPVAQPAAPVLRAYDLAADPRELRARVRAELHRLTRALAQRDFEEAARCVHQDPDDRWTPERFARALEPFRTDYGEIVFTPRARENQWTRLEPDGARRWRASQVLLDRENDNLWHIAAVVDLGGERDPVGPLLRVTRIGT
- the mgtA gene encoding magnesium-translocating P-type ATPase; protein product: MNDPGAFWSEDCDAACLRLDTSHAGLSSVEAARRRALLAGDALPAARRHGLARVVLRQLGSPILLLLVFAATLSFVFAERTDAAIIVGILAASVVVGAWQESGAERAVEALLETVRAKCRVLRDGVELELPPDELVPGDVVVLSAGSLVPADCRLLDAHDLFCVEAALTGESFPVEKHHAPLAPDTPLPGRANSVFLGTHVASGAARALVVAVGRRTALGDISARLARAAPEPEFEHGLFRFGLLLVEVTLALTMLIFAANVALARPVLDSLLFSLALAIGLAPQLLPAILALCLARGARAMAQRRVIVKRLSAIENLGSMDVLCSDKTGTLTEGIVRLEAACDPFGGESARVLALARLNAAFATSFSNPLDDALCTGVPAPDPAAKLDEVPWDFVRKRESVLVRLDGRNLLVTKGPIPKVLEVATELERPDGGREPIAAHREAIEARFRALSERGARALAVAVRDLGAQTRAERGDERDLVFIGLLVFADRLKEDSAAVVASLRELGVELKILTGDNRWVASHVARQVGLKEPRVLTGEELRELTADALAARAVQADVIAEVEPAQKERVILALKRAGRVAGFLGDGINDAGALHVADVGISVDSATDVAKEAAEIVLLDRELSALRDGILEGRRTFANTQKYVFMATSSNFGNMLSVAAASLFIPFLPMLPKQILLLNFLGDLAQLTIAGDRVEDETLAAPRRWNVRFIRRFMLLFGAQSSVFDLCCFALLLLALKADATLFRSGWFVESVLSEVSVVFALRTALPLGRSRPSRALVASSVAVGAIALALPYSPLAGPLGFAPLPPALLGAMLGLVALYFASAEALKRLVGASAG
- the hemH gene encoding ferrochelatase, whose amino-acid sequence is MTRTGEKTGVLLLNLGTPRSARPAHVRAYLREFLMDPRVLDMPAVLRWPLVNLVIAPFRAPRSAELYRKIWGPEGSPQLVHGEALAAALEAELGPSHSVRLGMRYGQPSLGNALGSLIAAGAARIVAVPLFPQYASSSLGSGLAKLFELAGAQNNVPPLEALGEFYDAAGFIGALAEIARPRLAAFRPDHVLFSYHGLPERHMRAGDRSGTHCLRSADCCNAIGFANARCYRAQCVATTRALVNALGLAPGSHSFAFQSRLGREPWIQPHTDVRLPELARAGVKRLAVLCPSFAADCLETLEEIGVRGRAQWQAAGGEALELVPCANAHPAFVRFLAERIR